ATCTCTGCCGGGGGGAATGCCACCAATGGTGCTGTGGTTAGGCAGAAAAGAAAGCTGGCCGAAGCCAAAAGATGTAAGTATTTATAGGACAATATTGCAAGTTTTACTCATTTTTTTAAAAATACGAGTAAAAAAGAGTACAAAAATTATTCAGAACCGAAGAAATAGACAGGTGTGAAACGATTTCGTTTTAGTTTAGAGACAGTCCTCAAATTAAGAGGTTGGCGGGAAGAAGAAGAAATCCGTCGACTTTCTTATGTTGTCTCAAAACTCAATGCGCTCATAGGGGAAAAAGAATCCAATGAACGCGAAATCGAGTCTTCCTACGAAGCGATCCTTTCCTCCTCCAAAGTGGGGACAAGTCTCTCCGATTATCTTTCTATCGAACAATACATCAAAGGTCTCATAAAACGAAATGAAGAACTGACAGACCGGATCAAGGCACAAAACGAAGAAGTGAACTTGGTTCGTAAAGATGTGATGGTGGCTAGGATGAACAAAAAGGTAATCGAAGTTTTAAAAGAAAAACGATTTGCCGAATGGAAGAAAAAACGAAATCGAGCAGAACGAAGGGAAGTCGAAGAATTTAATCTTCAGCTAAGCAAACAATCATTATTCGATTCGACAGAAATTTTTGGACCTTCAAAATCTAAAAAAGTTCCAAGAACTTTTAAAATTCTGAACCGAGAGGATGGAGGTGATGAACTCACATCCGACTTCAAAACTCTTCGTGATTTTTATGAAAAATATTACCTAGGACAAGGCAAATCATAATGGCAAGTGTAACCGATAGCACAAGATCGTTCTTCTTAATTGTTCTCATTTTTTTCTTAATCGCCATTGGTTTTTTTGTATTCGATTACTTTCAAGTCATCAATGCAGAAGACTATTTACCTTTCTTAAAAAAACAAGCCGGGCTAGTGAATCAAGACCTTCTTTCTCCAACCGAACTTGAAAAATTAGAAATGGAAAAAGCAAAAGAAAGACTAATTGCTGACCGCGAAGAACTAGAACAAATGAAACGGGAATTAGAAGAAAAATCTTCTTCCCTTCATGCTGATAAAGAACGTTTGGAAGAACTCAAGGAAGGGATTCAACGAAAAGAAAAAGAAATGG
This genomic stretch from Leptospira meyeri harbors:
- the fliJ gene encoding flagellar export protein FliJ; the encoded protein is MKRFRFSLETVLKLRGWREEEEIRRLSYVVSKLNALIGEKESNEREIESSYEAILSSSKVGTSLSDYLSIEQYIKGLIKRNEELTDRIKAQNEEVNLVRKDVMVARMNKKVIEVLKEKRFAEWKKKRNRAERREVEEFNLQLSKQSLFDSTEIFGPSKSKKVPRTFKILNREDGGDELTSDFKTLRDFYEKYYLGQGKS
- a CDS encoding periplasmic-type flagellar collar protein FlbB translates to MASVTDSTRSFFLIVLIFFLIAIGFFVFDYFQVINAEDYLPFLKKQAGLVNQDLLSPTELEKLEMEKAKERLIADREELEQMKRELEEKSSSLHADKERLEELKEGIQRKEKEMADKQKKDNARAEKVKVLANKVANMPPESARDMLINWPDYDIIEVFEQMDRDAEEDGRQTITTYLLTLFPAERRSVISNKWLDAGAKNVPNYGKSIDEDNDEP